Proteins co-encoded in one Medicago truncatula cultivar Jemalong A17 chromosome 8, MtrunA17r5.0-ANR, whole genome shotgun sequence genomic window:
- the LOC25502023 gene encoding thaumatin-like protein produces MSLIKISLLSLCLISAQAARFDIVNQCAYTVWPAATPSGGGRQLDRGQSWPLDVPAGTSIGRIWGRTGCNFDGSGRGSCQTGDCGGALSCSLSGKSPLTLTEFTLNGFNNQDSIDLSVIDGFNIPMQLSSTSNACNKVLNCRDSNCPDAYHHPNDVKTNTCPGGTNYRVVFCP; encoded by the coding sequence ATGTCTCTCATTAAAATATCATTGTTGTCTCTCTGCTTGATATCTGCTCAGGCAGCTAGGTTTGACATCGTAAACCAATGCGCCTACACCGTGTGGCCAGCGGCCACACCCAGCGGTGGAGGTCGGCAGTTGGACCGAGGCCAATCATGGCCTCTGGACGTCCCAGCTGGAACCTCAATAGGTCGAATTTGGGGCCGAACTGGTTGCAACTTCGACGGTTCAGGCCGTGGTAGTTGTCAAACTGGTGATTGCGGTGGTGCCCTCAGTTGCAGCTTATCCGGTAAAAGTCCGCTCACTCTTACCGAATTCACACTTAATGGTTTCAACAATCAGGACTCCATTGATTTATCTGTGATTGATGGTTTCAACATTCCAATGCAGCTTAGTTCAACCTCTAATGCATGCAACAAAGTATTAAACTGCAGGGATTCTAATTGCCCTGATGCTTATCATCACCCCAATGATGTTAAAACGAATACATGCCCAGGTGGTACCAACTACAGAGTTGTCTTTTGTCCTTGA